A region of uncultured Desulfobacter sp. DNA encodes the following proteins:
- a CDS encoding GGDEF domain-containing protein has translation MINPFFRWIFKPASVNEDSIEGSEILRKQMVLYILSLLGIVFLLIMSSRLFSEKSYFYVFLNLSLACFLLVLFFLTRTGKYLQLYGTLATLILQFYFMFIFHSGAGNQMAFVWYYLFPLVSLFLLGLKLGSILSLSMIGLSALLNFNSDILPGIVPFSSHMFVRILLSYMGVFLFAFVFEQTRQSAQIKLEGMMKKLNELAIRDTLTGLYNRRYMDDVAFRILNQRSRSGSAIAFIMADLDYFKKYNDTYGHQGGDKLLEAFSNLLISLVRRQTDFVFRYGGEEFALLLTSTSREMAENLAEKIVAETANLPFSHSKNPHGKVTVSVGLVYVDSHREVKLHELISQADSALYEAKKSGRNRYVHKFK, from the coding sequence TTGATAAATCCTTTCTTCCGATGGATATTTAAACCAGCGTCCGTTAATGAAGACAGTATTGAGGGCAGTGAAATTCTAAGAAAGCAGATGGTATTGTACATCCTTTCCCTGCTTGGTATCGTCTTCCTTCTGATCATGAGTTCCCGGCTGTTTTCTGAAAAATCATATTTTTATGTTTTCCTGAATTTATCTTTAGCCTGTTTTTTACTCGTTCTGTTTTTTCTTACAAGAACCGGGAAATATTTACAATTATACGGCACATTAGCCACCCTGATTCTTCAGTTTTATTTTATGTTCATATTCCACAGCGGGGCCGGCAACCAAATGGCCTTTGTGTGGTATTATCTTTTCCCTCTTGTTTCGCTCTTTCTCCTTGGCCTAAAACTGGGAAGCATTCTGTCGTTATCCATGATCGGCCTTTCGGCACTTCTGAATTTTAATTCTGATATCCTGCCGGGGATTGTTCCTTTTTCCTCACATATGTTTGTTCGGATTCTTTTGAGTTATATGGGGGTTTTTCTTTTTGCCTTTGTCTTTGAGCAGACCAGGCAGTCGGCCCAGATAAAGCTCGAAGGTATGATGAAAAAGCTCAATGAGCTTGCCATCCGGGATACGCTGACCGGACTGTATAACCGGCGATATATGGATGACGTTGCATTCCGGATTCTTAACCAGCGCAGCCGTTCAGGATCGGCCATTGCCTTTATCATGGCAGATCTGGATTATTTTAAAAAATATAACGATACCTATGGGCACCAGGGCGGAGATAAACTTCTGGAAGCGTTTTCCAACCTTCTGATTTCTCTTGTCCGGCGGCAGACTGATTTTGTGTTCCGGTATGGCGGGGAGGAGTTTGCCCTTCTCCTGACTTCAACCTCACGGGAAATGGCCGAAAATCTGGCTGAAAAAATTGTTGCTGAAACAGCGAATCTTCCTTTTTCCCATTCAAAAAATCCCCATGGGAAAGTGACGGTTTCAGTTGGATTGGTCTATGTTGATTCCCATAGGGAAGTAAAGCTTCATGAACTGATATCCCAGGCAGATTCAGCGCTTTATGAGGCAAAAAAATCAGGAAGAAACCGGTATGTGCACAAGTTTAAATAA
- a CDS encoding uracil-DNA glycosylase, which yields MMNYLLKLLYTPATKQVFNPWVEFDKENDIDKTAPGKRIANLKCYLKERTNAEYLLLAEALGYQGGHFTGIPMTSERIILGHKADEGIHPDHVCRLPLYRTSNTKTHKDGFNEPTATIVWGKLINEGLDTRNFVLWNAFPWHPYKNSKGLLSNRTPTNNEMLYGAKVLEALLKAFDFKKIIALGNKADGALKAMGIKAEKIRHPAMGGAERFREQFLTIVKG from the coding sequence ATGATGAACTATCTTTTAAAACTATTGTATACCCCTGCAACCAAGCAGGTTTTTAATCCATGGGTTGAGTTTGATAAGGAAAATGACATTGATAAAACGGCTCCCGGAAAAAGAATAGCGAACCTGAAATGTTACCTGAAAGAACGCACCAATGCCGAATATCTGCTGCTTGCCGAGGCTTTGGGATATCAGGGAGGCCACTTTACCGGCATTCCCATGACCTCAGAAAGGATCATCCTGGGGCATAAGGCGGATGAAGGGATTCATCCTGATCATGTATGCCGTTTACCATTATACAGGACAAGCAACACAAAAACACATAAGGATGGTTTTAACGAACCGACTGCAACAATTGTCTGGGGAAAGCTGATCAATGAGGGATTGGACACAAGAAATTTTGTTCTCTGGAATGCCTTTCCCTGGCATCCATACAAAAATTCAAAAGGATTGTTGTCCAACCGGACGCCAACCAATAACGAGATGCTATACGGGGCAAAGGTTCTGGAAGCTCTTTTAAAGGCATTTGATTTCAAAAAAATAATAGCGCTCGGTAACAAGGCAGACGGAGCCCTTAAAGCCATGGGCATAAAAGCGGAAAAAATCAGACATCCTGCCATGGGTGGGGCAGAACGTTTTCGGGAACAGTTTTTAACAATTGTCAAAGGTTAG
- a CDS encoding sigma 54-interacting transcriptional regulator codes for MKSIEETSLLYEISEALNQHMDMKKSLFKVLSVLSESLNLVRGIIFLTNTETGEIRIEIAHGISEDTTKQIKYLPGEGIIGKVIQTGKPAVVPRISEEPLFLDKTHSRNLAQGQDYSFICVPIKKENRVVGAISADRPYEGKRSLENGEKLLSVVATMVAHHVINIETIRVEKEQLKTENLRLKSELENKYSFSNIIGNSNKMREVLQMISQVSSSSATVLIRGESGTGKELVANSIHYNSERNQNPFIKINCAAIPDNLIESELFGHEKGAFTGASFTKKGKFEVANTGTIFLDEIGNMDLGAQVKLLRVLQEKEFERVGGYKPIKVDVRIVAATNSNLEDMVQQGKFRDDLYFRLNVFPIYIPSLRMRKTDIILLADHFLEKYRKEHSKEIKRITTPAIDMMMEYHWPGNVRELENCIERAVILCNEGAIHSYHLPATLQTGTKSKTLPLSLEDAVASLEKEILMDALKNTQGNINKAAKLINITVRKFSYKAGRYNINYKDYR; via the coding sequence ATGAAGTCCATTGAAGAAACGTCTTTACTGTACGAAATCAGCGAAGCATTAAACCAGCACATGGACATGAAAAAATCCCTGTTCAAGGTATTAAGCGTCCTGTCTGAATCATTGAATCTTGTAAGGGGAATCATTTTTCTCACCAATACTGAAACTGGTGAAATCCGCATTGAAATCGCCCACGGCATTTCCGAAGACACAACCAAACAGATTAAATATCTACCCGGGGAAGGCATTATCGGTAAAGTAATTCAGACAGGGAAACCCGCCGTAGTGCCCAGAATCAGCGAAGAGCCCTTATTTCTAGATAAAACCCATTCCCGGAATCTGGCCCAGGGCCAGGATTACTCCTTTATCTGCGTGCCCATAAAAAAAGAGAACCGGGTGGTGGGTGCCATCAGTGCAGATCGACCCTATGAGGGAAAACGCTCCCTTGAAAATGGCGAAAAGCTGCTCTCCGTAGTGGCAACCATGGTTGCCCATCATGTCATCAACATTGAAACCATCCGGGTGGAAAAAGAACAGCTGAAAACCGAGAACCTGCGGCTGAAATCAGAGCTGGAGAACAAGTACAGTTTTTCCAACATCATTGGAAATTCAAACAAAATGCGCGAAGTCCTCCAGATGATCTCCCAAGTATCCTCCTCTTCGGCTACAGTATTGATCCGTGGTGAAAGCGGCACAGGTAAGGAACTGGTGGCCAATTCCATCCATTACAACTCCGAGCGCAACCAGAACCCCTTTATCAAAATCAACTGTGCTGCCATTCCCGACAATCTCATTGAAAGCGAGTTGTTCGGCCATGAGAAAGGCGCATTTACCGGAGCCTCTTTTACCAAAAAAGGTAAATTTGAGGTCGCAAATACAGGTACCATTTTTCTGGACGAAATCGGTAATATGGATTTAGGGGCCCAGGTAAAACTCTTACGGGTGCTTCAGGAAAAGGAATTTGAGCGAGTGGGCGGATACAAGCCTATCAAGGTGGATGTCAGAATCGTGGCTGCCACAAACTCCAACCTGGAGGATATGGTTCAGCAGGGCAAATTCAGGGATGACCTTTATTTCCGGCTCAATGTATTTCCCATTTACATCCCCAGCCTTCGTATGCGCAAAACCGACATTATTCTCCTTGCCGATCATTTTCTGGAAAAATACAGAAAGGAGCATAGCAAGGAGATCAAACGCATCACTACACCGGCCATTGACATGATGATGGAATACCACTGGCCGGGCAATGTCAGGGAGCTTGAAAACTGTATTGAACGGGCCGTTATTCTGTGCAATGAGGGCGCCATCCATTCCTATCACCTGCCGGCAACCCTTCAAACCGGCACCAAGTCCAAAACCCTTCCCTTGTCCCTTGAGGATGCCGTGGCAAGCCTGGAAAAGGAAATCCTCATGGATGCCCTGAAAAATACCCAGGGCAATATCAACAAAGCGGCCAAGCTGATTAACATCACTGTCAGAAAATTTTCCTATAAGGCTGGCCGATATAATATCAATTACAAAGATTATCGATAG
- a CDS encoding DUF2892 domain-containing protein yields the protein MKMENYIRAIAGSVILITLFLGWLVSPYWYLFTGFVGINLIQSAFTGFCPMEIILEKIFRVPR from the coding sequence ATGAAAATGGAAAATTATATCCGAGCCATTGCAGGCTCTGTTATCCTTATCACGCTGTTTTTGGGCTGGCTGGTTTCGCCCTATTGGTATTTATTTACAGGCTTTGTGGGAATAAATCTTATCCAGTCGGCTTTTACCGGATTCTGCCCCATGGAAATTATTTTGGAAAAAATTTTCCGGGTGCCCCGCTGA
- a CDS encoding TRAP transporter large permease, translating to MSLTLVGILGIVILMLLLFVFGMPVSFAMALVGFGGFSYIINFNAGVNMVSQEFWSVFSKYGLTVIPLFVFMGQIAFYSGVNERLYKAAYKWVGHIRGGIAMATILACAAFAAICGSNTATAATMTTVAFPQMSNFRYKPMLSCGAIACGSTLGVVIPPSVVLIIIGLSTEQSIARLFYGGIGAGLLLCLLLLLTVYVVCRMNPQWGPAGPKSSFGERIRSLSGAVEMLILFFLIMTGLYAGYFTPSEAGGAGAFFAVVISLVQRTISWQNFKKAIMDTLRVSCMVIMLIAGAMILGKFLTITRIPFNMASWVATLNVPGPVVLAVIFGMYAIGGAIMDALALLLITIPIFFPVAAQMGCDPIWFAVLITVVTTLGAVTPPVGATTYVVAGMAKGSTLNEVFKGVTFFLPAYLVCIVLLMVFPWIVTFLPGLL from the coding sequence ATGAGTCTGACCCTGGTGGGCATCCTCGGGATTGTCATCCTGATGCTTCTGCTTTTTGTGTTCGGCATGCCCGTAAGCTTTGCCATGGCCCTGGTGGGCTTTGGCGGCTTTTCCTATATTATCAACTTCAATGCCGGTGTAAACATGGTCAGCCAGGAGTTTTGGTCGGTGTTTTCCAAGTACGGGCTCACCGTGATCCCTTTGTTTGTGTTCATGGGTCAGATCGCTTTTTATTCCGGGGTCAACGAACGGCTTTATAAGGCTGCTTACAAGTGGGTGGGCCATATCCGGGGCGGCATTGCCATGGCCACCATTTTGGCCTGCGCCGCCTTTGCCGCCATCTGCGGATCCAACACTGCCACCGCCGCCACCATGACCACGGTGGCATTCCCCCAGATGTCCAATTTCAGGTACAAACCCATGCTGTCATGCGGGGCCATTGCATGCGGCTCTACCCTGGGCGTTGTGATTCCGCCGTCAGTAGTTCTCATCATCATCGGCCTGTCCACGGAACAGTCCATTGCGCGGCTGTTTTATGGCGGTATCGGAGCAGGCCTTCTTTTATGTTTGCTGCTTCTGCTCACGGTGTATGTGGTGTGCCGCATGAATCCCCAATGGGGTCCGGCCGGTCCAAAGTCGAGTTTTGGCGAGCGCATCCGCTCTCTTTCCGGTGCCGTTGAGATGCTGATTCTGTTTTTTCTGATCATGACCGGACTCTACGCCGGTTACTTCACCCCGTCCGAGGCCGGCGGGGCAGGGGCCTTTTTTGCCGTGGTGATCAGTCTGGTCCAGCGGACGATCTCCTGGCAGAATTTTAAAAAGGCCATTATGGATACCCTGCGGGTCTCCTGCATGGTTATCATGCTCATCGCAGGGGCCATGATCCTGGGCAAATTTTTAACCATCACCCGCATTCCATTTAATATGGCCTCGTGGGTGGCCACCCTGAACGTTCCCGGCCCTGTGGTTCTGGCGGTAATTTTCGGCATGTATGCCATTGGCGGTGCCATCATGGATGCCCTGGCTCTTTTGCTGATCACCATTCCCATCTTTTTCCCCGTGGCCGCCCAGATGGGGTGTGATCCCATCTGGTTTGCGGTTCTCATCACCGTGGTCACAACCCTTGGGGCAGTCACCCCGCCTGTGGGTGCCACCACCTATGTTGTGGCCGGTATGGCCAAGGGAAGCACCTTAAATGAAGTATTCAAGGGTGTTACGTTTTTTCTGCCGGCCTATCTGGTCTGCATTGTTTTACTCATGGTATTTCCCTGGATTGTTACCTTTTTACCGGGATTGCTGTAA
- a CDS encoding TRAP transporter small permease → METIEKISDILNRWAGIIAGIILVFMIVLTMGNIVLRRVWVPIRGTYEIMGFAGAVITALAMGFTQRRREHIHVDILISRFPRAVKKVIFAVNTVMCSAFFLVAAWFVGRRGMTLLETGEVSETLRMAYYPFAFVVAFGCFLLAAMLFIDLLKLFFLKDPK, encoded by the coding sequence ATGGAAACCATTGAAAAAATAAGCGACATTCTCAACCGGTGGGCCGGGATTATTGCCGGAATCATTCTTGTGTTCATGATTGTTTTGACCATGGGAAATATTGTGCTGCGCAGGGTCTGGGTGCCCATCCGGGGCACCTATGAAATCATGGGATTTGCAGGGGCCGTGATCACGGCCCTTGCCATGGGCTTTACCCAGAGAAGAAGAGAGCATATCCATGTGGACATTTTGATCAGCCGTTTTCCCCGGGCTGTGAAAAAGGTTATTTTTGCCGTGAACACCGTGATGTGCTCAGCTTTTTTCCTTGTGGCGGCCTGGTTTGTGGGCCGGCGGGGCATGACCCTTCTTGAAACCGGAGAGGTGTCGGAAACCCTTAGAATGGCCTATTATCCCTTTGCATTTGTCGTGGCATTCGGCTGTTTTCTGCTGGCTGCCATGCTGTTTATTGATCTGCTCAAACTGTTTTTTTTAAAGGATCCCAAATGA
- a CDS encoding TRAP transporter substrate-binding protein, which yields MKRVSLFFCVLAAFALVAGTAPVKVQAKQISLNYANFPPAPTFPCVQMERWKTEIEKRTDSAVQIHTFPGGTLLGAKDMMDGVINGQADIGCICMAYQPGRFTVTNATSLPLDIPDAKTGSLVLLDLYNKYQPKAFDKVKVLTMFVTAPANIMSKEPVTELSDLKGLDLRASGGAAQILKAWGANQVGMPMSDTPEALQKGVVKGLFSSLEVMKDLKFAEICKYITITDTVIYPFAVIMNKSAWGKLPDHVKQAMDGMIEEQAAWTGNYMDNHVSDAITWSKETHQVEVITLTPEKKAEWNAKLAPITENWIKTTEESGLPGAQIVQDIKDLIVKRSVK from the coding sequence ATGAAAAGAGTCTCACTGTTTTTCTGTGTTCTGGCAGCGTTTGCCCTTGTTGCCGGAACAGCCCCTGTAAAGGTCCAGGCCAAACAAATCAGCCTGAATTATGCCAACTTTCCCCCGGCTCCCACTTTTCCCTGCGTACAGATGGAAAGATGGAAAACCGAAATTGAAAAACGCACGGACAGCGCCGTACAGATTCACACCTTTCCCGGCGGAACGCTTCTGGGTGCCAAAGACATGATGGACGGAGTGATCAATGGTCAGGCCGACATCGGTTGTATCTGCATGGCATACCAGCCCGGCCGTTTCACCGTGACCAATGCCACAAGTCTGCCCCTGGACATTCCCGATGCAAAAACCGGGAGCCTTGTACTTTTGGATCTGTACAATAAATATCAGCCCAAGGCCTTTGACAAGGTCAAGGTCCTGACCATGTTTGTCACAGCCCCTGCAAATATCATGTCCAAGGAGCCTGTGACCGAGCTTTCTGATCTTAAAGGTCTGGATCTTCGGGCGTCCGGCGGCGCGGCCCAGATTCTTAAAGCCTGGGGTGCCAACCAGGTGGGCATGCCCATGTCAGACACCCCCGAAGCCCTTCAGAAAGGTGTGGTCAAAGGTCTGTTCTCCTCTCTGGAGGTCATGAAGGACCTTAAATTTGCTGAAATCTGCAAGTACATCACCATCACCGATACCGTGATCTACCCCTTTGCCGTGATCATGAACAAAAGCGCCTGGGGCAAGCTGCCCGACCATGTAAAACAGGCCATGGACGGCATGATCGAAGAACAGGCTGCCTGGACCGGCAATTACATGGACAACCATGTCAGCGATGCCATTACCTGGTCCAAGGAGACACATCAGGTTGAGGTGATTACCCTTACCCCTGAGAAAAAGGCCGAGTGGAATGCTAAACTCGCTCCCATTACGGAAAACTGGATTAAAACAACCGAAGAAAGCGGCCTGCCCGGCGCTCAGATTGTTCAGGATATAAAAGACCTGATTGTAAAACGTAGTGTAAAATAG
- a CDS encoding phenylacetate--CoA ligase: MSFIPSDITVEQIADIQEQGLKWTVSHAYNNNPYYKSKLEDAGCRPQDVKSLEDLKNLPFTDKHDFLKDYPFPLRSVPMSDIIRIHGSSGTTGKRKILCYTREDVDNWANIFARCYELAGVTKEDRVQIAVGYGLWTAGVGFQNGCERLGAMAVPLGPANVDMHIDMLLDLESTVFCATASMALLLSEEIEKRKLTEKVKLRTIILGAERHSASMRKRIQEITGAKHIHDIYGMTELYGPGTGLDCREHAGLHYWADHFIFEVIDPVTLTPVPEGEEGELVVTTLKKQGTPLIRYRTHDVTRLIPGACACGNPFPRHARISGRTDDMFIFRAVNIYPSQIDHILSGIDGVGSEYQIHLNQDADGRDYMTIRVERTNGAGLGEDNGLAEQVSGRIRKKLLVRSRVEIVEYGALPRTEKKSKRVFDSRPSE; encoded by the coding sequence ATGAGTTTTATTCCTTCAGACATAACGGTCGAACAGATCGCCGATATTCAGGAACAGGGCCTGAAATGGACCGTGTCCCACGCCTATAACAACAACCCCTATTACAAAAGCAAGCTTGAAGATGCGGGCTGCCGGCCCCAGGACGTTAAAAGTTTAGAGGATCTGAAAAACCTGCCCTTTACGGACAAGCATGACTTTCTTAAAGACTACCCCTTTCCATTACGCTCTGTACCCATGTCCGACATTATACGCATCCACGGATCTTCCGGCACCACGGGTAAAAGAAAGATCCTGTGCTACACAAGAGAAGACGTGGACAACTGGGCCAATATCTTTGCCCGGTGCTATGAACTGGCCGGTGTCACCAAAGAAGACCGGGTTCAAATTGCCGTGGGTTATGGCCTGTGGACCGCAGGCGTAGGTTTTCAGAACGGGTGCGAGCGGCTGGGCGCCATGGCCGTGCCGTTGGGGCCAGCCAACGTGGACATGCACATTGACATGCTTTTGGACCTTGAATCCACGGTATTCTGTGCCACAGCCTCCATGGCCCTTCTTCTGTCCGAAGAGATTGAAAAGCGCAAACTGACAGAAAAAGTCAAATTAAGAACCATTATTTTAGGAGCCGAGCGCCACAGTGCATCCATGCGTAAACGCATCCAGGAGATCACCGGAGCAAAGCATATCCATGACATATACGGCATGACCGAGCTTTACGGACCCGGCACCGGCCTTGACTGCCGGGAACATGCAGGATTGCATTACTGGGCCGACCATTTTATTTTCGAGGTGATTGATCCGGTGACTTTGACACCGGTACCCGAAGGTGAAGAGGGAGAGCTTGTGGTGACCACCCTGAAAAAGCAGGGCACGCCTTTAATCCGTTACCGCACCCACGATGTCACCCGGCTGATTCCCGGGGCCTGCGCCTGCGGCAACCCCTTTCCCCGGCATGCCCGGATCTCCGGCCGCACCGATGACATGTTCATTTTCAGGGCCGTAAACATCTATCCCAGCCAGATCGACCATATTTTAAGCGGCATTGACGGGGTGGGCAGCGAATACCAGATTCACCTCAACCAGGATGCCGACGGCAGGGATTACATGACCATCCGGGTGGAGCGCACCAACGGTGCAGGTTTAGGGGAAGACAACGGTCTGGCCGAGCAGGTGTCCGGCCGGATCCGTAAAAAACTGCTGGTCAGATCCCGGGTTGAAATTGTGGAGTACGGCGCTTTGCCCAGAACCGAGAAGAAGAGCAAACGGGTGTTTGACAGCCGCCCGTCTGAATAA
- a CDS encoding 2-oxoacid:acceptor oxidoreductase family protein codes for MSNNQQIIISGLGGQGVLFITKLLASAAMADNLPVLTSETHGMAQRGGNVISYLKIGDFSGPLIRPATADVLIALKAESFAHHCYFLKPGGLAVVNSPGPVVDERYNVFSGDAAALADKAGDARNENVAMLGFFLGAMENESRLFSPDSLARMIKDKFRAKPAVAANVLSLLESGMQLYNKR; via the coding sequence ATGTCAAATAATCAACAGATTATCATTTCAGGCCTGGGCGGGCAGGGGGTTCTTTTCATAACAAAACTGCTTGCCAGTGCTGCCATGGCGGACAATCTTCCCGTACTCACGTCAGAAACCCACGGCATGGCCCAGCGGGGCGGAAACGTCATTTCCTATCTTAAAATCGGTGATTTTTCAGGGCCCCTGATCCGGCCTGCCACGGCGGACGTCCTGATCGCCCTGAAAGCCGAAAGCTTTGCCCACCATTGTTATTTCCTTAAACCCGGCGGCCTGGCTGTGGTGAACAGTCCTGGACCCGTGGTTGATGAAAGGTACAATGTTTTTTCAGGGGATGCCGCAGCCCTTGCTGACAAGGCCGGTGATGCACGCAATGAAAACGTGGCCATGCTGGGATTTTTCCTGGGTGCCATGGAGAACGAATCCCGGCTGTTCAGTCCGGACAGCCTTGCCCGTATGATCAAGGATAAGTTCCGGGCCAAACCTGCTGTGGCGGCAAACGTATTGAGCCTGCTTGAGTCAGGCATGCAATTATATAATAAAAGGTAA
- a CDS encoding thiamine pyrophosphate-dependent enzyme, translating to MNTKRLILGNEALAYGLLKNGCQMICAYPGTPSSEILSAVVSLKKEMNLDIHAQWAVNEKVAFETAYAGAQAGLRTAVAMKQVGLNVAADPLMSSVYLGVKGGFVVISADDPGPHSSQTEQDSRLMAVMAKLPVLDPDSPLQAAQLAGIAFELSEAFEIPVMLRPTTRVCHSRQSMDVEKVEMTLRPAAFEKNPGRWAATPKFRLQLHKELEAKLAKIADYEPTRPRLVSGTAKGRGQAIVVAGVAAANAQDIIRERNLDIPVYQVIQPFPLHREFIAEMDAYDEILVLEETWGVIEMQLADKKRVKGKNTGFISPAGELLPENVEERICAFAGLSYQAPQITMLPGRRPTLCAGCPHRASFYAIKKAAPKGIFTSDIGCYTLGCNLGAVDTVTCMGAGISQAAGFTIAYAKNEKQPPVFSTIGDSTFFHSGVPGLIETVTQKIPYVLVILDNRTTAMTGHQPTPASGRDASGEPCTAVNIPAIVKGCGVNFIKTADPYDLPAFIEILKEAKAYCLENGPAVVIAEHPCLLNLDRAELKASFKKVTVNQDICDGCGYCVSQFECPALSLNQETKQISIDPGLCTGCAVCSFVCPKGALVLENQE from the coding sequence ATGAATACGAAACGATTAATACTGGGAAACGAGGCCCTGGCCTATGGTTTGCTGAAAAACGGCTGCCAGATGATCTGCGCCTACCCGGGTACCCCTTCTTCGGAAATTTTGTCTGCGGTTGTCTCCCTGAAAAAAGAGATGAATCTGGATATTCACGCTCAATGGGCCGTGAATGAAAAAGTGGCATTTGAAACCGCCTACGCGGGTGCCCAGGCAGGGCTTAGGACCGCAGTGGCCATGAAACAGGTTGGACTGAACGTGGCTGCAGATCCCTTGATGAGCTCCGTATACTTGGGCGTTAAAGGCGGGTTCGTGGTGATCAGCGCTGATGATCCCGGTCCCCACTCCTCCCAGACCGAGCAGGATTCCCGCCTGATGGCGGTTATGGCCAAGCTGCCGGTGCTGGATCCGGACTCCCCCCTCCAGGCGGCCCAGCTTGCCGGTATTGCCTTTGAACTGTCCGAAGCATTTGAAATTCCGGTGATGCTGCGACCCACCACCCGGGTGTGCCACTCCCGCCAGAGCATGGACGTGGAAAAGGTCGAAATGACCCTGCGTCCGGCAGCGTTTGAGAAAAATCCGGGCAGATGGGCGGCCACGCCAAAATTTCGGCTCCAGCTCCACAAGGAATTGGAAGCCAAGCTTGCCAAAATCGCAGATTATGAACCCACCCGCCCCCGGCTGGTGTCCGGCACGGCCAAAGGGCGGGGGCAGGCCATTGTGGTGGCTGGCGTAGCCGCGGCCAACGCCCAGGATATCATCAGGGAAAGAAACCTGGATATTCCCGTGTACCAGGTGATCCAGCCCTTTCCTTTGCACCGGGAATTTATTGCGGAAATGGATGCCTACGACGAGATCCTGGTACTGGAAGAGACCTGGGGCGTCATTGAAATGCAGCTGGCGGACAAAAAACGAGTCAAAGGAAAAAACACGGGTTTTATATCTCCGGCAGGTGAATTGTTGCCCGAAAACGTGGAAGAGCGGATCTGCGCCTTTGCCGGTCTTTCTTACCAGGCCCCGCAGATTACCATGCTGCCGGGACGGCGTCCCACCCTGTGCGCAGGCTGCCCCCACCGGGCCAGTTTTTACGCCATTAAAAAGGCTGCGCCCAAGGGGATATTCACCAGCGACATCGGATGCTATACCCTGGGCTGCAACCTCGGGGCCGTGGACACGGTCACTTGTATGGGCGCAGGCATAAGTCAGGCCGCAGGCTTCACCATTGCCTATGCCAAAAACGAAAAGCAACCGCCTGTTTTCTCCACCATCGGGGATTCCACTTTTTTTCATTCCGGTGTTCCCGGATTGATCGAAACCGTCACCCAAAAAATCCCATACGTTCTGGTGATTCTGGACAACCGCACCACGGCCATGACCGGGCACCAGCCGACCCCGGCCTCGGGCCGGGATGCCTCAGGCGAACCCTGCACAGCCGTGAATATCCCGGCCATTGTCAAGGGCTGCGGGGTGAACTTCATCAAAACCGCAGACCCCTATGACCTGCCGGCATTTATCGAAATTCTCAAAGAGGCCAAAGCGTATTGCCTAGAAAATGGACCGGCTGTGGTCATTGCCGAACATCCTTGCCTGCTTAATCTGGACAGGGCCGAACTTAAAGCCTCCTTTAAAAAAGTAACAGTAAATCAGGATATCTGTGACGGCTGCGGCTATTGTGTCAGCCAGTTTGAATGCCCGGCTTTAAGCCTTAATCAGGAAACCAAGCAGATCAGCATCGATCCCGGTCTTTGCACCGGATGCGCCGTATGCTCCTTTGTCTGCCCCAAGGGTGCACTTGTACTTGAAAACCAGGAGTAA